From a region of the Posidoniimonas corsicana genome:
- a CDS encoding beta-propeller domain-containing protein, translating into MKRRPAPLLRSGSRRRPLHAEQLEPRCLMSGDAGAVVGGAALVEPADDAPALSAAIGQASPTSEDAVLNSREELRAWLTAEIDRQYGDLFGQPWNYDWIVCGDVITMPIAFLAVDSVAVSGVVSNAALDYSATNVQVEGVDEADLIETDGQYVYIVSGDQLVVVDVRDPASPQVASQVELDSAPSGMYLSEGRLTLISSTHAPTAMPIIGLRSVVPTSAAGRTTTVDVFDMTDREQPSLVGRTEFAAGLVDSRMVEGQLRLVLQDAPAWSILPSPTWGQRDASPESGEFRLAEFAYESREAYLERVLDDAVRRLAGGYRTLDGHGNVVHESGDHAWLPAELRERLTAPGYYLGGQESTVTVATIDVQAAAPQVMDTEEFTAAGQLTVYGDNDNLYVFASGGYASQSTAIRKFSFGAESGQVELAATGVLDGTPLNQFSIDEHNGYLRVVSSGYGWGEGHQVTVFEQQDDQLVQVGEVDRLAPNEDVYSVRFMGDRLFFVTFRKVDPLFAVDLSDPTDPQVLGELKLPGYSDYLQPIDENTLLAIGRGADEQTGLFEELQVSLFDVSDLENPALIDRFSFDGDRSTATIATGNRWARGDGDHHAVSYFADEGLLALPVHTEQQDWFWGSEGTGGPGGLQLLRLDPVDGITVETLIEHDTAISRSLRIGEHLLAISDGRLTSHALASLGETAGAVSWQTEAALTLAALQPLPNITPTGISPIEVALAEPDVAAGPVFVPPAEAAPAGARPRKALETPLTQTVEQDLNELARLQAGRAAEAQPWWDDFGADAEPAAAEAEPAPGRPAKGLSAGWRGVFG; encoded by the coding sequence ATGAAACGCCGCCCCGCTCCGCTACTCCGATCCGGTTCACGCCGTCGGCCGCTCCACGCCGAGCAGCTGGAGCCCCGCTGCCTGATGAGCGGCGACGCCGGGGCCGTCGTCGGTGGGGCGGCGCTGGTCGAACCCGCTGATGACGCGCCGGCGCTGTCGGCAGCGATTGGCCAGGCGAGCCCGACCTCCGAGGACGCGGTGCTCAACTCCCGCGAGGAGCTGCGGGCGTGGCTGACCGCCGAGATCGACCGTCAGTACGGGGACCTGTTCGGCCAGCCGTGGAACTACGACTGGATCGTGTGCGGCGACGTCATCACGATGCCGATCGCATTCTTGGCGGTCGACAGCGTTGCAGTGAGCGGTGTCGTTAGCAACGCAGCGTTGGATTACTCAGCGACCAACGTGCAGGTAGAGGGCGTCGACGAGGCCGACCTGATCGAGACCGACGGGCAGTACGTCTACATCGTGTCGGGCGATCAGCTAGTCGTCGTTGACGTGCGGGACCCGGCGAGTCCGCAGGTGGCGTCCCAGGTAGAGCTCGATTCGGCGCCGTCGGGCATGTACCTGTCGGAGGGACGCTTGACGCTGATCTCGTCGACGCATGCGCCGACCGCGATGCCCATCATCGGCTTACGGTCAGTGGTTCCAACGTCCGCCGCCGGCCGCACGACCACCGTTGATGTGTTCGACATGACGGATCGTGAGCAGCCGAGCCTGGTGGGGCGGACCGAGTTCGCCGCTGGGCTTGTCGACTCGCGGATGGTGGAGGGCCAGCTGCGGCTGGTGCTGCAGGACGCGCCGGCGTGGTCGATCCTGCCGTCGCCTACCTGGGGCCAGCGGGACGCGTCGCCAGAGTCGGGGGAGTTCCGTCTTGCGGAATTCGCCTACGAGTCGCGTGAAGCGTACCTGGAACGTGTGCTCGACGACGCCGTGCGGCGGCTCGCGGGCGGCTACCGCACGCTCGATGGGCACGGCAACGTGGTGCACGAGAGCGGCGACCATGCCTGGCTTCCTGCCGAGCTCCGTGAAAGGCTGACGGCGCCGGGGTACTACCTGGGTGGCCAAGAAAGCACGGTGACGGTCGCCACGATCGACGTGCAAGCGGCGGCCCCGCAAGTGATGGACACCGAGGAGTTCACCGCCGCCGGCCAGCTGACCGTCTACGGCGACAACGACAACCTCTACGTCTTCGCCAGTGGGGGCTACGCCTCTCAGTCGACCGCCATCCGCAAGTTCTCGTTCGGCGCCGAGTCGGGGCAAGTCGAGCTGGCCGCGACCGGAGTGCTGGACGGCACGCCGCTCAACCAGTTCAGCATCGACGAGCACAACGGCTACCTGCGGGTGGTCAGCAGCGGCTACGGATGGGGCGAGGGCCACCAGGTCACGGTGTTCGAACAGCAGGACGACCAGCTCGTGCAGGTGGGCGAAGTCGATCGCCTGGCGCCCAACGAGGACGTCTACTCGGTCCGCTTCATGGGCGACCGCCTGTTCTTTGTGACGTTCCGCAAGGTCGACCCGCTGTTCGCTGTTGACCTGAGCGACCCGACCGACCCCCAGGTTTTAGGCGAGCTGAAGCTGCCCGGCTACAGCGACTACCTGCAGCCGATTGACGAGAACACGCTGCTGGCGATCGGCCGCGGCGCCGACGAGCAGACCGGGCTGTTCGAGGAGCTGCAGGTTTCGCTGTTCGACGTGTCGGACCTGGAGAACCCAGCGTTGATCGACCGCTTCTCGTTCGACGGCGACCGCAGCACGGCCACCATCGCCACCGGCAACCGCTGGGCCCGCGGCGACGGCGACCACCACGCCGTCAGCTACTTCGCCGACGAGGGGCTGCTGGCGCTGCCGGTGCACACCGAGCAGCAAGACTGGTTTTGGGGTTCGGAGGGAACCGGCGGCCCCGGCGGGCTGCAGCTCCTGCGACTGGACCCCGTGGACGGGATTACCGTCGAGACCCTCATCGAGCACGACACCGCGATCAGCCGTTCGCTCCGCATCGGCGAACATCTGCTGGCGATTTCCGATGGCCGGCTGACGAGCCACGCGTTGGCCAGCCTGGGTGAGACCGCTGGCGCTGTGTCATGGCAGACCGAAGCGGCGTTGACGCTTGCCGCGTTGCAGCCGTTGCCGAACATCACTCCGACAGGCATCTCGCCGATTGAGGTCGCGTTGGCCGAGCCGGACGTCGCGGCGGGCCCGGTCTTCGTTCCGCCGGCAGAGGCCGCCCCCGCGGGGGCCCGGCCGAGGAAGGCCCTGGAGACGCCGCTCACGCAAACGGTCGAGCAGGACCTCAACGAGCTGGCCCGCCTGCAGGCGGGACGCGCAGCGGAGGCACAGCCCTGGTGGGATGACTTTGGCGCCGACGCCGAGCCCGCTGCGGCCGAGGCGGAACCCGCCCCCGGCAGGCCCGCGAAGGGGCTCTCGGCGGGCTGGCGGGGCGTGTTCGGCTAG
- a CDS encoding ribosome-binding factor A, producing MTLDKRTREQMLAHCGAIHEDDGVDPRDYFKPPRNERQQNRKALQLCRQVAQTLDQVFAGELGDAGLSDLRVAAVRPAPDASRLLVSVWNDAPHEPFHRELLASRLRRISGRLRTEVAAAVTRRRAPILEFEVLAEADPPLGGAA from the coding sequence ATGACGCTGGACAAGCGTACGCGCGAGCAGATGCTGGCGCACTGTGGAGCGATCCACGAGGACGACGGGGTCGACCCCCGAGACTACTTCAAGCCGCCCCGCAACGAGCGTCAGCAGAACCGTAAGGCGCTGCAGCTCTGCCGGCAGGTGGCGCAGACGCTGGACCAGGTGTTCGCCGGCGAGCTGGGCGACGCCGGTCTGTCGGACCTGAGGGTGGCGGCCGTGCGGCCGGCGCCCGACGCGTCGCGGCTGCTGGTGAGCGTCTGGAACGACGCGCCCCACGAGCCGTTCCACCGCGAGCTGCTCGCCAGCCGGCTCCGCCGTATTTCGGGCAGGCTGCGCACCGAGGTCGCCGCCGCCGTGACGCGTCGCCGGGCGCCGATCCTGGAGTTCGAGGTGCTGGCCGAGGCCGATCCGCCGCTGGGGGGCGCCGCATGA
- a CDS encoding magnesium chelatase, translating into MTHHKPSNLAELTASGWRSKTVKQEIRDNFMRALSAGEELFPGILGYDDTVIPEVNLALISGHDMLFLGEKGQGKSRMMRSLVRFLDDEIPYIAHPEAPLHDDPLHPITSVCKRLVENVPPEEVPIAWWPREKRYAERLAPGTKFADIIGEIDPAKLAGGASMSAEEALHFGLIPRMHRGVFAVNELPELDELVQVGLFNILEERDVQIRGYPINFDIDVLILFSANPSTYNRSGKVIPQLKDRIGSVIHTHYPRERDLGIQVTEQEAGVDLGGDFPVVVPLFMKELIEQITIAARASKFVDHQSGVSARFSISNYRTMVASARQRGAVLGEKPAVPRISDLGHLYSSSLGKLELDMMGTHQMSERQVLDAIIAEAIQTVFQEYVDEHGLLEIAEIFAEGVKIEVGDTLPSSHYAELLERVPPAWEKAFEVNTASDPSVRASCVEFVLAGLYATDKISRAQHHGRVIYET; encoded by the coding sequence ATGACGCACCACAAACCAAGCAACCTCGCCGAGCTGACCGCTAGCGGCTGGCGTTCCAAGACCGTCAAGCAAGAGATCCGCGACAACTTCATGCGGGCGCTGAGCGCCGGCGAGGAGCTGTTCCCCGGCATCCTGGGCTACGACGACACCGTCATCCCGGAGGTCAACCTGGCGCTGATCTCCGGGCACGACATGCTGTTCCTGGGCGAGAAGGGCCAGGGGAAGAGCCGCATGATGCGGTCGCTGGTGCGGTTCCTGGACGACGAGATCCCCTACATCGCCCACCCCGAGGCGCCGCTGCACGACGACCCGCTCCACCCGATCACCAGCGTGTGCAAGCGGTTGGTCGAGAACGTGCCGCCGGAGGAGGTGCCGATCGCGTGGTGGCCGCGTGAGAAGCGGTACGCCGAGCGGCTGGCGCCCGGCACCAAGTTCGCCGACATCATCGGCGAGATCGACCCCGCCAAGCTGGCCGGCGGCGCCAGCATGTCCGCCGAGGAGGCGCTGCACTTCGGACTAATCCCGCGCATGCACCGCGGCGTGTTCGCGGTGAACGAGCTGCCCGAGCTGGACGAGCTGGTGCAGGTTGGCCTGTTCAACATCCTCGAAGAGCGCGACGTGCAGATCCGCGGCTACCCGATCAACTTCGACATCGACGTGCTGATCCTGTTCTCGGCGAACCCGTCCACCTACAACCGCAGCGGCAAGGTGATCCCGCAGCTGAAGGACCGCATCGGCTCGGTGATCCACACGCACTACCCCCGCGAGCGCGACCTGGGCATCCAGGTCACCGAGCAGGAGGCGGGCGTCGACCTCGGCGGCGACTTCCCGGTGGTCGTGCCGCTGTTCATGAAGGAGCTGATCGAGCAGATCACCATCGCCGCCCGGGCCAGCAAGTTCGTCGACCACCAGTCGGGCGTGAGCGCGCGGTTCAGCATCTCGAACTACCGCACCATGGTCGCGTCGGCGCGGCAGCGGGGCGCGGTGCTGGGCGAGAAGCCGGCCGTGCCCCGGATCAGCGACCTGGGCCACCTGTACAGCTCTTCGCTGGGCAAGCTGGAGCTGGACATGATGGGCACGCACCAGATGTCCGAGCGGCAGGTGCTGGACGCGATCATCGCCGAGGCGATCCAGACCGTGTTCCAGGAGTACGTCGACGAGCACGGCCTGCTGGAGATCGCCGAGATCTTCGCCGAGGGGGTCAAGATCGAGGTCGGCGACACCCTGCCCTCCTCGCACTACGCCGAGCTGCTCGAGCGCGTGCCGCCGGCCTGGGAGAAGGCCTTCGAGGTGAACACCGCCAGCGACCCGTCGGTGCGGGCGTCGTGCGTGGAGTTCGTGCTGGCCGGCCTGTACGCGACCGACAAGATCAGCCGCGCCCAGCACCACGGGCGGGTGATCTATGAGACCTAG